The Brassica napus cultivar Da-Ae chromosome C1, Da-Ae, whole genome shotgun sequence DNA segment CGTAAAAATCTGTGAAAAAATGTTTCGATGAATTGAATTCGCAGCTTAGGATTAGGGTTATAGGAATCGATTTTGTGTTTCTATAGAGTACACAATGAAGTCTGAGAGAATAATTATAAAGCTGCCATTTTTCTTTgtggggttttttttttgggttctcTTTGCGTTTGCTTACATCGATTCTGATCTACGAATGTCATGATTCTGATTTGCGTGTTTTTCATCTCTGATAGGCTTAAGAACCTTAGAGACGCCTGAGTGTGTGTATGTTAGTGGAAAACAGAATAAACATAGCTCTGGGTGAAGAAAATGGATAGACGGAGAACGAGGAGTAGTGGATCTGGTTTGGACCAGACGAATCCAGAAGTTCCTGTTCAAAGCAATGCCTCTGCACCTCTACAAACACCAGAGGGAAAGGGTATATCCAGTGGGGCTTCTAGAGAAGAACATAAGTCAACTCCTGTAACCGGAAAGAAGAGCTCCGGTTCCCATCGTGAGCTTGTCCTTGGTCTTCCTTGCCGTGGACAATTTGAATTCCACCGGAGTTCTAAGAAGCCTGGAGTAGGTGGTGAAAGGAATGTGGTGGCTTCAAGTCACAAGAGAGCTAAGAGATCTAAAGAAGCTCCTGGATCATCTTCCGTTGATGTTAATGCCACGCCTGTAGATGGATCAAAGCAAAGGAAGACGTATACGAAGAAAGTTGAAGTTAGAGAAGATGATGAGTACACAAGAATCAAAAAGAAGCTTAGGTACTTTCTGAACCGGATTCGATACGAGCAAAGCCTAATTGACGCTTATTCTTTAGAAGGCTGGAAAGGTTCAAGGTTCGTCTCTTAATAACCTTTTATTTTCTCCTCTTCTTTCTAGTTTCACTCAGGATTTGTTGATATTGTGAGGAATCTCATGCGTCCTGTGTAGTGCGGAAAAACTAAGGCCAGAGAAAGAGCTTGAACGAGCTAGGAAGGAAATTCTACGACGCAAGGTTAAAATTAGAGAGCTTTTTCAGCACGTGGACACACTCTGCGCAGAAGGAAGCATTCCAGAGTCTTTATTTGATTCTGGTGGAGAGATCTCTAGTGAGGATGTAAGGAGAACTTTATTCCCAAACTCATTCTTTGTTCccctgtttttttctttcctgATAGAACCAGTTTGTGCCTGTTGCTAACACGAGCCGTTGTTTTAAGTGCAGATCTTCTGTGCAAAATGTGGCTCAAAAGACGTGCATGTTGACAATGATATCATACTATGTGATGGGTTTTGTGACCGAGGCTTTCACCAATACTGTGTTGCACCACCTTTGCGAAAAGAAGATAGTAATAACTTCTGCTATCCTACGTTGTTGGTTGTGTTTAAATCAATTCTTGCTGGTATTTATAACTTTTattggttttaatttttgtagttCCTCCGGATGATGAGAGTTGGTTATGCCCGGGATGTGATTGCAAAGATTACAGCTTTGACCTGCTTAATGATTCTTTAGGGACAAAACTTTCAGTCAGCTACAGCTGGGAGGTAAATCTGACGATGTTTTTGATTGTTTAAAAAGGAGAAGAAACTTTAAAGACACCTGACTCGAGTCTTTGTGCAGAAAGTATTTCCTGAGGCAGCTGAGGCGATGGCTGGTGGAGATCAAACTCTGGATTGTGATCTTCCTTCAGATGATTCTGAGGATGAAGAGTATGATCCGGATGGTTTGAATGATAATGCAGATGATGAAGATGGCAGTGATGACAGTGATGAGTCTGAGAACGAAGATGGGAGTGGTGGTGAATCTGATTGCACATCTGCATCTGATGAAATGATTGAATCGCTTAAAGAAGCGAAAGATATAATGGACCTTCCATCTGATGATTCTGAGGATGATGATTATGATCCTGATGCTCCGATTCGTGATGAAGATAAAATGCAAGAAAGTTCAAATTCAGATAATACATCAGACTCTGGGGATCTTGAGACTTTCTTAAAACGCGACGAGTCTAATCAGCAAGACGAAGGGAAACCCGGCAGAAAGAAATCTCAGCTCCCAGATGTTCCCATTTCAGAGTCAGATACTgggattgatgatgatgatgatgatgatgatgatgatgatgatggtcttGTAGATGTTCCGGGGAGGAGGAAGGTTGAAAGGCTGGACTACAAAAAGCTCTATGATGTGAGTGTTCTATCACGTTTTAGATAATTAATATTCTACTTGGTTTAGTGCTGATATCAATCTTCTATTGCGTGGTATGTGCAGGATGAATATGAGAACGTTCCAACGTCTTCAAGTGATGATGAGGATTGGGATAAAACTGCGAGAAAAGAAGACTTCGAGTCTGGAGAAGAAGGGGACACTGTGCCTCTGAAACAGCACTCAGAAGCAGAAGACCATACTTCTACTAAGAAACCTAGACAGACACCGAAAAGAGAAAGCAGCAAGAAGGACACGTTGAAAGCGCCACAAGAAGTACCTAGAGAAAATGGTTTCTCTGGCGAGAAAAGCAGCTCTGCAGTATTTAAACACACAAACTCCAGAAcccaggtaaaaaaaaaaaagttttcgtTGCACCCAAGATGTCTATCCTAAAGCATTATGAGAGAGATTTCGGTTTGAAGTTTCCTCTCTTAATGCAGAGACTATTCCAATCTTTTCAAGAGAATCGATATCCAGACATTAATACAAGGAAGAACTTAGCCAAAGAATTGCAGATGACAGTTAAACAAGTAAGGAGTTTTCTAGTACATGTTctttctattattatttttcactgTTTGTCGATCCTGTTTCATCTCTGGTGCTAAGCTGTTTATGTACTTTACAGGTTAGTAGCTGGTTTAATAATACGCGTTTTTCGACAAACAAAAGGATTGCTTCAAAGGAAGATGTTGAAAAGTTAAGAACAGGTGAAGGGGAGACATCTGTTGCTGGAAGTAGCGAACAAACCATGGAAACCAAGTCCGTCGTAGAGAATAAGATTGGAGCATCGGATTTAACCAATACTGGATCAAGAAAAAGGAGAAGGTAGATTTTGATTCAATTATGGAGGTTGTAGATCAATAGTGAAGACATGAATGAATATAGTTGAACACACAAGCTAAAAACATAAGCAAAGAAACGAAGAGATCAAAACCTCACCAGTCATCAGGTTGGTTATGCTGGCTTGTTACACATTTTTGGGATGCGCTTATGTATCTAAAGACTGAGAATCAGTGATGCTAAAGTGAAAAGCTGTGGCAAAATAATTGAATATTTCTTCTAAAATTTGGATTAGTTTTCATCTTATgaaagtttttgtttaatttccaAGCAGAGAGAGATTTTGACACAGCATTTTTGGTTGTGGTTTGTGTAATCGATAGAGACCggtttagtaatattaattGTTTTGGTCTAATATAACCGGTTTAATTTGAAATAAGTCTAACCGGTCTGAAATGTCTTTTATTAAGATAGGCCCATCATGATAATACAAGGGCTGCATAAACCACAGCAGAGTCCGGGACTTGGTAACGTGTAGCAAAAGGTGAGAGGAAAATGAAGAAGGTGCTGAAAGTATACGGCGGCGTTTTGAGGCTAGTGCGGCTTTTACCGGCGGACACGAGGCCGTACTACGCCAAGTACGCGAGGGAGAATTTCGTTAATTACCGTGAAGTCGACGTAAGCGAAACCCCCCTCGACGAACTCTATCAACGAGCTTACAATCACTCACTCTGGGTACTCAAAAAGGTACATAGATTCTGAGCTTACAGTCTACGGTTCTGGATACCCATTGTGTTCATTAGCAGCTTTAATCGTTTGCAGTATTCGATTGACGAATCAGCTGCGAAGAAGATGAAGGAGATTTGTTTTGAATGATAAAGCGCACCATCTGTTCGACGTTATTCCCCTGAGAGTCCCgaactagattttttttttcttaaaggcTTGTATGATTTGTTGAATGGGGGCCATCAAGTGTTCTACTTTTGATATAAGTGTCATAGCTATATCGAGAAACAGAGGTTGCTCATGTgtctttttctttcctttttgttGTCTTGACTTTCTGTGCTTGCAGACATGTGTTGACTGCTAACCATGTCTTGTTTGTTTGCTTGATCCTGAATAAATTGTTATGACTTTACATTCTCAGAGTCAAAAACATCTTTAGTAATGAAAGGAACTAATCATAGCAAAAGAGCAGTGGCAGGGATGTAATAATGAAAAGGATACTAGGCATTGTTTGGGTAAAGTGATGATATATGTAGCTATACACAGTGGCGATTTCTAGTTCACGCCTAAGGCTTTATTTAGGTCCTTGTCGGAACTCGAATGTGTTGCATGAAAGTATGAAACGAACCTAACCAAAGCTAAGTGTCTGAATGTTGTTTTTGCTTCTCAAGAGTTTAAAAGGCTAAAAACAAGTTGGACCTTCTTGTGAATCTAGTTGCCAACTTGTGGAGTTGTGTGTTTTCTCCTTCTCACACACGTGTTTACAGTCTTTGCACGTGTCTGGTACATGTCAGTATGCTATAACTGACCTTTTTGATTAGTTTAGTAACTGTAGTGTTATGTGTAGCCCACAGTGTCAGTATGctaatgataaacatgataaCGGGAATTTCTTAGAAAATTTATGGTTGGTAATAATGTAATGGGATAGTTAAATTAAATAATGGATATGAATGAATATGTGTATGTGACATTAAATATTTGTCTAACTTCCAGAAAGAGGAAAAAAAGAGCAGCAGTTACTAAGACAAAAAAAGTGAGAACCGAAACATCAGCTTCGAGTAGATAAAAAACCTTCAGTTTTCTCGGGCCAAGTTGCTTTGACCAAAATTtctcttcaaatttctaatttattttctacCCCTCCCTTAACAATTATATATCAATCAAATAATCAATCAAACATTAAATCCTTAATTAAGTTGTTTTATAACGATTGAAGATTTATATAACTCAATggttaaataagatatttaaaaaccgatttttaacttttttagttaaaagttaagagacgaattcttatattccgttaaaaACTGCACCCTAAAAATCCGCATTAAACATGTTCTAACATATTTACGGGAAGTATCCACAGAAATGTCATATAAATTGAATACCACTGTCGATAAAAGTATCGTTTTTTTCTCATTCAGAAAACACAATTTGTGTTATACTTACCAATAGAGATATTGTTAATTAGTAGGAGTATATTATGATTTCAgggaaattttccttttttttagaattttcacaaGGTCTGTATaaaagcaaaaataaataaatacatgagCCAGCAGGCAAGATAAatcagttataaaaaaaaattaaaaattaaatcagttataaaaGCCTAAAAAGGTTGGGAGAACCATTTAGCAACACTTTTCTTCTGGTTCTTGTCTCTCACCTTCTCTTAGCTTCTTCCACAAAGGTACTAGTAATAATAATCAAGAAAAATCACAATGGGAGATTCCAGAGAGGATCAAGAAGACAGAGCTATGGTGGAAACCGGAGTCTCGAGCTTCTCGGAGCTTCTTATGTTGTCGGGCGGCGTTCTCAGCTCCTCCGACCACCACCTGAACGATATTGGCGCCGATGGTGGAGAAGACAGCTTTGGTTTTGTATTCTCCGGTTCAACTGGATCAAGAATGCTCTGTTTCAGTGGAGACTGCCAAAACGACGACGAATCGCTCTTCCTAcaaccttctcttctctccggAGTCTCGGTTTCTGACCCTTCATGCACTACTAACATTTGCAAGAACTCAAACGACGCGTGTGCGGACAATAAATCTACCAAATCATCAACCGTAAGTTTAGTTCTTTTGCATATTTCGCTGAATATAGTTTCGAAAAACTTGGtcttgtttacaaaaaaaaaaaaacttggtctTTGCGTAGTTGCATGCAAATAATTACATTCTTTTCTGTGCGTATCTAATATTTAAAGATGAATTCTTCTGTGCATTACTctcttgtgaagaagaagagaatcggGTCGGTCAATAGGCAAACTATGGATCATAACCGAAAACCTAGCAAAAAATGCAAGCAAAATCAGGAGAAATCATCAGTTGGAACTGCAAAGGTGTGTcattataatttacatttttgatttcTCTACTGTATATAATGTTATGATTTTTTTGGACCTTATCGTATGTGTTGTTAAATATCTAATCAATACTTTTAACAATATCACATACACATATTCGTTCATATCcattattcatttttaagtttaCTCTTATCGTATGTGTTGTTGTTAATATCTAATCAATACTTTTAACAATAGGTAAGGAAAGAAAGGTTAGGGGAAAGAATTGCAGCCTTGCAGCAATTGGTTTCTCCATACGGAAAGGTAAATTAATTTCTACTCATTTTTAGTAATGATTTTTCGTATTTTTCTACCTAGTTAATAGTGAAAAGaatttttataat contains these protein-coding regions:
- the LOC106435647 gene encoding homeobox protein HAT3.1 — encoded protein: MDRRRTRSSGSGLDQTNPEVPVQSNASAPLQTPEGKGISSGASREEHKSTPVTGKKSSGSHRELVLGLPCRGQFEFHRSSKKPGVGGERNVVASSHKRAKRSKEAPGSSSVDVNATPVDGSKQRKTYTKKVEVREDDEYTRIKKKLRYFLNRIRYEQSLIDAYSLEGWKGSSAEKLRPEKELERARKEILRRKVKIRELFQHVDTLCAEGSIPESLFDSGGEISSEDIFCAKCGSKDVHVDNDIILCDGFCDRGFHQYCVAPPLRKEDIPPDDESWLCPGCDCKDYSFDLLNDSLGTKLSVSYSWEKVFPEAAEAMAGGDQTLDCDLPSDDSEDEEYDPDGLNDNADDEDGSDDSDESENEDGSGGESDCTSASDEMIESLKEAKDIMDLPSDDSEDDDYDPDAPIRDEDKMQESSNSDNTSDSGDLETFLKRDESNQQDEGKPGRKKSQLPDVPISESDTGIDDDDDDDDDDDDGLVDVPGRRKVERLDYKKLYDDEYENVPTSSSDDEDWDKTARKEDFESGEEGDTVPLKQHSEAEDHTSTKKPRQTPKRESSKKDTLKAPQEVPRENGFSGEKSSSAVFKHTNSRTQRLFQSFQENRYPDINTRKNLAKELQMTVKQVSSWFNNTRFSTNKRIASKEDVEKLRTGEGETSVAGSSEQTMETKSVVENKIGASDLTNTGSRKRRR
- the LOC106435649 gene encoding LYR motif-containing protein At3g19508 encodes the protein MKKVLKVYGGVLRLVRLLPADTRPYYAKYARENFVNYREVDVSETPLDELYQRAYNHSLWVLKKYSIDESAAKKMKEICFE
- the LOC106435648 gene encoding transcription factor bHLH113 isoform X2, which codes for MGDSREDQEDRAMVETGVSSFSELLMLSGGVLSSSDHHLNDIGADGGEDSFGFVFSGSTGSRMLCFSGDCQNDDESLFLQPSLLSGVSVSDPSCTTNICKNSNDACADNKSTKSSTKRIGSVNRQTMDHNRKPSKKCKQNQEKSSVGTAKVRKERLGERIAALQQLVSPYGKTDAASVLHEAMGYIKFLQDQIQVLCSPYLINYSLDGGVVTGDVRAGKKVRDLRSRGLCLVPVSSTVLLESSNGADFWSPATMGHTTSSSH
- the LOC106435648 gene encoding transcription factor bHLH113 isoform X1, which gives rise to MGDSREDQEDRAMVETGVSSFSELLMLSGGVLSSSDHHLNDIGADGGEDSFGFVFSGSTGSRMLCFSGDCQNDDESLFLQPSLLSGVSVSDPSCTTNICKNSNDACADNKSTKSSTKKRIGSVNRQTMDHNRKPSKKCKQNQEKSSVGTAKVRKERLGERIAALQQLVSPYGKTDAASVLHEAMGYIKFLQDQIQVLCSPYLINYSLDGGVVTGDVRAGKKVRDLRSRGLCLVPVSSTVLLESSNGADFWSPATMGHTTSSSH